In one window of Gossypium hirsutum isolate 1008001.06 chromosome A01, Gossypium_hirsutum_v2.1, whole genome shotgun sequence DNA:
- the LOC121214703 gene encoding uncharacterized protein, which translates to MIETGSHDLAAGDEALSQAMLQILERVAGPNTRAGGHGSVMERLQYNGIEIFRGVAGVSPNVAEYWIEATERIMDDLDCTPEQKLKDVVSLLRDEAYQWWLTIKKGTQPERLSWEYFNTSFQGKYVGSSYVDVGRREFLNLTQGDRLMAEVLIAPQRKRDFAALVEKEKIAEKVKCAEWQNRERSRNKRESEPLSFIQRPKKKARVDRLIRFGAPIVATG; encoded by the exons ATgattgagactgggtctcatgatttAGCGGCTGGGGACGAAGCACTGTCCCAGGCTATGTTACAGATtctagagagggtcgctgggcccaatactagAGCTGGAGGCCACGGGTCAGTTATGGAACGACTTCAGTATAATGGAattgagatttttaggggtgttGCTGGGGtttcccctaatgtggctgaatattggattgaggccacagagaggataaTGGACGATCTGGACTGCACCCccgagcaaaaattaaaggatgtTGTATCGCTGCTACGtgatgaggcatatcagtggtggctcacgatTAAgaagggcactcagcccgaacgACTGTCCTGGGAATATTTTAATACTTCTTTCCAGGGAAAGTATGTGGGTAGCAGTTATGTGGATGTTGGTCGGCGAGAGTtcctgaatctgactcagggagaTAGATTgatggccga ggttctgatagctccacagaggaaGCGAGACTTTGCTGCACTGGTTGAGAAGGAGAAAATCGCTGAGAAAGTGAAGTGTGCTGAGTGGCAGAACCGAGAGAGAAGTAGGAACAAGAGGGAGTCGGAGCCCTTAAGTTTCATTcaaaggcctaagaaaaaggccagagttgatagGCTGATCAGATTTGGGGCTCCTATTGTTGCTACTGGATAG